One genomic segment of Danio aesculapii chromosome 15, fDanAes4.1, whole genome shotgun sequence includes these proteins:
- the gpr184 gene encoding G protein-coupled receptor 184 isoform X1, whose product MLVGEQSVFRSVHLQMIMNATSNTSNSSCVIMNSLSGHLLMSIYIVAFILGLLFNLITIGPIIQQIYRKNILGIYLFSLSISDLLYILTMPLWIYYFNNNHRWTFGQELCSLAGFFYYSNLYISIFLLCWISIDRCLAITFPLRVQAFRRQRYAWIICGLVYIFVMTLHSLVLYLDKLSDPLDDSEQRCYETFPMTERIAMFNLIRVGIGFFLPLVVITVCYCLIPTKVQQSRGVDDQGKRKVKLLSMGVIGIFSFCFAPYHILLMVRSIAFFTVGDKQSCLIEQEMYIPFTCSLALSSLNSVVDPVLYVLASNGVREDMKIFCWKNKTRNATRSQLVDSKWMTRMTNCC is encoded by the coding sequence ATGATCATGAACGCAACATCTAACACAAGCAACTCATCATGTGTGATCATGAACTCATTATCAGGTCACCTGCTGATGTCTATCTACATTGTTGCCTTTATCCTGGGGTTGCTGTTTAACCTGATCACCATCGGTCCCATAATTCAGCAGATCTACAGAAAAAACATCCTTGGGATTTACCTATTCAGCCTGTCCATCTCCGATCTACTGTACATCCTCACTATGCCTCTGTGGATTTATTATTTCAACAACAACCACAGATGGACATTTGGCCAGGAGCTCTGTAGCCTGGCAGGTTTCTTTTACTACTCCAACCTTTACATTAGCATCTTTCTGCTTTGTTGGATCTCCATCGATCGCTGCCTGGCCATCACCTTCCCACTGCGAGTCCAAGCCTTCCGCCGGCAGCGTTATGCCTGGATCATTTGTGGACTGGTCTACATTTTTGTCATGACATTGCACTCTTTGGTTCTGTATTTGGACAAGCTGTCTGATCCACTAGATGATAGTGAACAGAGGTGCTATGAGACCTTTCCAATGACGGAACGCATTGCAATGTTTAACCTGATACGAGTCGGAATTGGATTTTTCTTGCCGCTGGTTGTCATAACGGTCTGCTACTGCTTGATCCCTACCAAAGTACAGCAAAGCAGAGGGGTGGACGATCAAGGCAAGCGCAAAGTGAAGCTTCTGTCAATGGGAGTCATTGGCATTTTCTCCTTCTGCTTTGCGCCATACCACATCCTCCTGATGGTACGATCCATTGCCTTCTTTACTGTGGGAGATAAACAAAGCTGCTTAATTGAACAAGAGATGTATATACCCTTCACTTGCTCCCTTGCGCTATCTAGCCTGAACAGTGTGGTGGACCCAGTGCTCTATGTTTTGGCCAGTAACGGAGTGAGGGAGGACATGAAGATTTTCTGTTGGAAAAACAAGACGAGGAACGCCACAAGAAGCCAACTAGTTGATTCCAAATGGATGACAAGAATGACCAACTGCTGTTAG
- the gpr184 gene encoding G protein-coupled receptor 184 isoform X2, whose protein sequence is MIMNATSNTSNSSCVIMNSLSGHLLMSIYIVAFILGLLFNLITIGPIIQQIYRKNILGIYLFSLSISDLLYILTMPLWIYYFNNNHRWTFGQELCSLAGFFYYSNLYISIFLLCWISIDRCLAITFPLRVQAFRRQRYAWIICGLVYIFVMTLHSLVLYLDKLSDPLDDSEQRCYETFPMTERIAMFNLIRVGIGFFLPLVVITVCYCLIPTKVQQSRGVDDQGKRKVKLLSMGVIGIFSFCFAPYHILLMVRSIAFFTVGDKQSCLIEQEMYIPFTCSLALSSLNSVVDPVLYVLASNGVREDMKIFCWKNKTRNATRSQLVDSKWMTRMTNCC, encoded by the coding sequence ATGATCATGAACGCAACATCTAACACAAGCAACTCATCATGTGTGATCATGAACTCATTATCAGGTCACCTGCTGATGTCTATCTACATTGTTGCCTTTATCCTGGGGTTGCTGTTTAACCTGATCACCATCGGTCCCATAATTCAGCAGATCTACAGAAAAAACATCCTTGGGATTTACCTATTCAGCCTGTCCATCTCCGATCTACTGTACATCCTCACTATGCCTCTGTGGATTTATTATTTCAACAACAACCACAGATGGACATTTGGCCAGGAGCTCTGTAGCCTGGCAGGTTTCTTTTACTACTCCAACCTTTACATTAGCATCTTTCTGCTTTGTTGGATCTCCATCGATCGCTGCCTGGCCATCACCTTCCCACTGCGAGTCCAAGCCTTCCGCCGGCAGCGTTATGCCTGGATCATTTGTGGACTGGTCTACATTTTTGTCATGACATTGCACTCTTTGGTTCTGTATTTGGACAAGCTGTCTGATCCACTAGATGATAGTGAACAGAGGTGCTATGAGACCTTTCCAATGACGGAACGCATTGCAATGTTTAACCTGATACGAGTCGGAATTGGATTTTTCTTGCCGCTGGTTGTCATAACGGTCTGCTACTGCTTGATCCCTACCAAAGTACAGCAAAGCAGAGGGGTGGACGATCAAGGCAAGCGCAAAGTGAAGCTTCTGTCAATGGGAGTCATTGGCATTTTCTCCTTCTGCTTTGCGCCATACCACATCCTCCTGATGGTACGATCCATTGCCTTCTTTACTGTGGGAGATAAACAAAGCTGCTTAATTGAACAAGAGATGTATATACCCTTCACTTGCTCCCTTGCGCTATCTAGCCTGAACAGTGTGGTGGACCCAGTGCTCTATGTTTTGGCCAGTAACGGAGTGAGGGAGGACATGAAGATTTTCTGTTGGAAAAACAAGACGAGGAACGCCACAAGAAGCCAACTAGTTGATTCCAAATGGATGACAAGAATGACCAACTGCTGTTAG